One segment of Penaeus vannamei isolate JL-2024 chromosome 3, ASM4276789v1, whole genome shotgun sequence DNA contains the following:
- the Pex7 gene encoding peroxisomal targeting signal 2 receptor, whose protein sequence is MAAKLTRRLPTPNHHGYSVKFCPFNRDVIAVASAQNFGLSGGGMLMVKNLSAPDDGTVSTCIWADGLFDLTFSEQTPNCVVTASGDGSLQLWDVTKSQAPIMVYREHQKEAYSLDWTQTRDSQFFVSSSWDGTIKLWDPNREKSLLTMQGHEALVYQAVWSPHITGCVASVSGDHTLRIWNTKKDTRPVMTIRANQGEVLTCDWCKYNQNIIATAGTDCKIYGWDLRRPGEPVYVLQGHGYPVRRIKYFPFAETQLASVSYDLTTRIWDHSLPNPSLSVLETHSEFVYGLDFSNHVEGLLADCAWDQSVGIYHVLKPGNSGPLTHGGAT, encoded by the exons ATGGCAGCCAAATTAACAAGGCGCCTACCAACACCAAATCATCATGGATATAGTGTCAAGTTTTGCCCATTTAACAGAGATGTTATTGCAGTTGCGTCAGCACAGAATTTTGGTTTGTCTG GTGGAGGAATGTTGATGGTCAAAAATTTGAGTGCTCCTGATGATGGTACAGTTAGCACATGTATATGGGCAGATGGTTTGTTTGATTTGACTTTTAGTGAACAAACACCAAACTGCGTTGTCACAGCCTCAGGGGATGGTTCGCTGCAACTATGGGATGTAACAAAATCTCAG GCCCCAATAATGGTCTACCGTGAGCACCAAAAAGAGGCATACAGTTTAGACTGGACTCAAACTAGAGATAGCCAGTTCTTTGTCTCTTCATCTTGGGACGGCACTATAAAACTG TGGGATCCAAATCGAGAAAAATCATTGTTGACCATGCAGGGTCATGAAGCCTTGGTATATCAGGCTGTATGGTCACCACACATCACTGGGTGTGTTGCATCTGTGTCAG GTGACCACACATTAAGAATATGGAATACTAAGAAAGATACCAGACCTGTAATGACAATAAGAGCTAATCAGGGAGAAGTCCTTACATGTGACTGGTGTAAATATAACCAAAATATCATTGCCACTGCTGGTACTGACTGCAAGATATATGGATGGGATCTTCGGCGACCAGGAGAACCTGTTTATGTACTTCAG GGTCATGGATATCCTGTCCGCAGAATTAAATATTTTCCATTTGCTGAAACCCAGCTAGCTTCAGTATCCTATGACTTAACAACTAG AATATGGGACCATTCACTACCAAACCCCAGTTTATCTGTTTTGGAAACCCACAGTGAATTTGTCTATGGTTTAGATTTTTCAAACCATGTTGAAGGATTACTAGCAGACTGTGCTTGGGATCAGTCAGTTGGGATATACCATGTTCTTAAACCTGGAAACTCAGGACCACTTACACATGGAGGTGCAACATGA